The DNA window ATGATCCTGTTCGGGACCGAGGATGCCTGGGGGGATGGGCCTCCGCAGAGGAACGATGCGGCGTCGCGCGCGGTGGGCGTCGGGGCGGCTCGGCTCGATCGAGAGGCGATCTCGCGGAGGCTGCGCGAGGTGCGACCGCTGGGGGAGGACCTCGTGAGGCGACGCTCGCTGCGCTGAGAGGGACGACGAGGTCTCGTGGCGGGCTGCCGCAGCGATGCAGCGAGGCCTCGTGGGGGGATTGCCGACTGGGCTCAGGGCTTCGGTGAACCGGCGCGTCGACCGGGGGCGCTGGCCCTCGGGCATCCACGGCACGAGGGCTCTGTCCGAGGTCAGTTGCGCTTGGGGGTGGGGCGCTGCTTGGCGCCGGCGTTCTTCTCGGCTTCGGCGAGGCGGCGCTTGGCGTCGGCGAGCGCTTCGTCGCGCCGCAGGGCAGGGGCCAGCGCTTCGTGGGCGGCCACTTCTTCCCGCAAGGTCGCGGTCTCGCCCCTGGTGTCGCCGAGCTTGCCCTGGATCTGGGCCTTGAGCTTCAGGTAGCCGGTGCGGCGTGGACCGTAGGAGCGGGACAGGGCCCGGTCCACGGCGGCGAGGGCCTCGTCGTTGCGGCCGAGCTTGGAGAGCGCCTGCGCGAGGCGCGCCGGGGGTTCGTAGAGTGTGGGGAGCTGGCGCTCACGCTCGGTCAGCATGGCGATGGCCTCGTCGCCGCGGCCGAGTTCCAGGTAGGTGAGCGCCCGCGCGTAGTCGTGGGTGGCAGCCATCTCGGGCGACTTCGCCTCGCGCGCGGCCTGCTCCAGGATGGCGAGCCGCGCCTCCTGCGCTTGCCGCGCCCCGGCGGTGTCGCCGGTGTCCTGGAGGGCACCGGCGAGGATGCCCAGCGCGTCGGCGCGGTCGTCGGGGGTCGAGCCCTGGGGCGGCTCGCGGGTGAGGGCGCGGAGGCGAGCGATGGCGGCCTCGCGCGCGAGGCGCTGCTCGGCGGCCGCGTCGGCGGGCAAGGCACCAGCGCAGCTCAAGAGGAAGCCGGTGAAGTCGGCGGGCTGCGCAGCGCCCTTGATTTCGGCGAGGTGCTCGCGGCCGAAGCGGGCGCAGGTCGCGTGGTCCTTGCTGCGGTAGAGCGACTGGAGGCGGCCGTAGATGGCTTCGCTCCGCCGCGAGAAGCTCGGCCCGCCTCGGTCGAGGGCGCGTGCGTACGCTGCGGCGGCGGCCGCGTAGTCTCCGGCGGCCTGCGCGCGGCGGGCTTCGACCAGGAGCCGATCGGGGTGATCGGCGGGCAGGGAGGCGGCCGTGCGATCGGCGACCGCGCGAGACCCCTCTTCCAGGAACGTGCGCAGCTCGCTGACCGAGGCGGCGCCGGACCAGAGGGCCGTGACCTGTCCGTCGGCGGGGTCGAGCACGAAGAAAGTGGGCCATACGGTCATCTTGTACCGCTCGACGAAGGCTTCGTTTTCGGGGCGATCGGTGTCGAGTTCGGTGAACACGAGCCGTTCGGCGAGGGGGCGCAGCGAAGGATCGCCGAGCACGTAGTGCCGCATGCTCAGGCAGGTGTGGCACCAGGGGGCCCAGGCATCGACGAAGAGCGCCTTGCCTTGCTCGCGAGCGCGGGCGAGCGCGAGGGGGAGATCGTCCTGGATGGGCTCGATGGGCGGAGGCCGGTCGGGGGACGTGACGGGGACCGGCTCGGAGACGGCCACCGCCGCCACCGCCGTGGGCGTCACGGCGGACGAGGGCGGATCGGGTGGCACTGCGGCGCAAGCGGCGAGGAGCGCTGCGGGGAGCAGGGCGAGGGCGCGCGAGAGCATGGGGGATGCTACCGCTTCTCCCGCGGAGGGACCACGCCGGGGCGACCGGTCGCGGCCGCCCCTGGATCTTGCAAGATCGAGGAGCGCGGAGAGCCCGCTTCCTGCGGTGTCGCTGCGCGCGTGCCGGGGTTTCGCCTTGCTGCTAGAGCCCACGGCTTGGCGCTCTTTCTTTCTCGTCGGCGACGCGCACCGACGTCGCTGCAGTGTGCCGTCGGTGCGGGGGCTGTCCTCGCGTCGCTGCTGGTCGCGCTCGGCTGCGGCGGTGACGGTGCTCGGACGTCGCCACCAGCCGCCGACGCCTTCCGGGCATCCTTCCCGGCGCCACCGCGAGCGGACGCACGTGCGGAGTCTCCGTTGCCAGAGGCCGCTGCACCGGCGCCTGCGCGCGCACCTGGTCCGCTCCGTGCGGGGACGTTCAACGCGGGCCTCGCGGTCGGCGTCCTCTCCCACGCCGAGGCGCGGGCCGAGCCCGTGGCGCACGCGCTGGCGACCGAGCCGCTCGATCTCCTGTGCGTGCAGGAGTTCTGGCTGGAGGAGCACTGGCAGCGGCTCGTCGAGAGCACCGCGGCGCGCTTGCCGAACACCTACCGTCTCCCGCCTGATCCAGGCGGTCCCATGACCTGTGCCCCCGAGGACCTCGGGCGCCTCGCGGCCTGCGCCGCGCCCTGTGGAGGTGCCCGCGACGCTGCGCGCTGCGCGCTGGCTCGGTGTCAGCGCGTGCTGCCGACCGTCTCCAGTGGTTGCCTGAGCTGCCTTGGCCGTGATCCCCGCCTGTCCTTCGCGGAGCTTTCCCTGGGCTGCGTGGGCGACGCGACGTCTGGCCAGCGCGGGATGCAGGGGGGCTTCTTTGCTTATGGCGGTTCCTTCGGCACCGGGCTGCTGACCCGCGCCAGGATCCTGGAGCGCGACGCGCTCGTCTTCCCCTCGGCGCTGGCGCGGCGGGGCGTGCTCTATGCGCGGCTCGATGCTTCCATCGGGGAGGTCCACGCTTTCTGCACGCACCTCACGGCCGACGTGGGCGTCGTCCCGCACCCGGGTGGGGGGAGCTGGTCGGAGGATCATCGGCGTGAGATCGACGCGCTGCTCGCGTTCGTCGAGCGCAAGGCGGGGCGTGGGCCGGTCATCCTCCTCGGCGACCTCAACACGGGGCCAGCGGTCGCGCCCCGCATCTCTCCGCGCTTGCCAGGGCACTTTCAGCGGCTGCTCGCATGGGGCTTCCAGGACCCGAGCGCCGTGTCCGGAGCGCCGGGCTGCACGTACTGCTTCGACGACCCGCTCTCGGGTGGCCAGGGGCAGCGCGGTACGCTCATCGATCACGTGCTGCTGCGCGGTCTCGTCGGCGTGACGCACCAGGATCTGTTGCGCCGTCCGCTCGAGCTTCGGGTCGGAGAGCACGTCACGACGACGGGCTTCTCCGATCACGTCGGGGTCGTCGTCGAGATCGCGCCGCCCGGGGGCTGAGCGGAGTCATCCGCGCCGGCTGATGGCCCTCATGGCCGAGGCCGTCGCCCATGGCCGAGGCCGTCGTCGCGCTAGCACCGTCCACCTCGTGCCGTTCACGAGGAGACGCATGGGAGGAGGCGCCTTCTCCGCGCTCACTTTCCAGGCTGGCACTGGGGTTGCTGACCCCGAGCACATGCCTCGAACGGAGCAATCCAGGGTGGTCAGGGCTGTGACAGCCCCCTGACGAGACGAGCCGGCCGGGAGCCTGGCCCCCCCACACCTACCCAAGGAGAAGAGCGCCATGGATCAGCAGGTTCAGCGAGACGTTCGCAGCGCCATCAGCACGGCGTACGGCCTGATGCAGCACACGCGCACCCAGCACGCTGGCGGGATGGCTCGCGCGCTGGGTGGGCTGGAGGATCGGTTGCGTTACATCGAGGGGCGGCTGGGAGGTCCGGACAGCGAGCTGCTGGGGCCGATCGACCTGTCCGAAGAGATCGCGGAGATCAAGGCGCACATGAGCGAGCCCGTCGCGCCGCTCGTGGACCAGCTGAACGCGCTGATCCGGGACGTCCACCGCCTGGAGCGCCGCATCTCCAGGCTGGCGTCGCGCGAGATCGCCTCCCGGTCGCTGCTCGGGGTGCTGCCGCTCGCGCGGGTCATCCCGCAGGACGTCCACTCGGTGGTGGACTACGCCTCCGGCCTCACGGCGGCCGCCGGGATCTTCGCCAGGACGCCCGAGGCCCGGGTGTGCTCGGCGCTGCTCGGAGCGTCGGCCATCGGGGTCGCGGCGACGACCGACTACCGGCTGAGCGTGGAGAAGGTGATCCCCATCGAGGCCCACGAGGTCATCGACTACGCCTGGGGGGCCTCGGCGATCGCCGCGCCCTTCGTCCTCGGCTACCACCGCAAGGATCCGATCGCCGCTGCGCTCCACGTGTTCACGGGCGCGCTGAGCATCGTCACGGCGCTGTTCACGGATTACCGCGCTGCCGCGGGGGTCGGTCGTCCAGGCTGGCGCTGACCGACCGGCTGGCGCTGACCGACGAAAGGCCTTCAGGATGGCGCTGACCGGCGAAGGTCCTCTACTCGGCGTCGCGCGCTCTGGTGAGGGAACCGTCGGGGGGAACGACGCTCGACCGGCCTTTCTCGTGGGTCGTGCCCTCCTCGGTCGACGGGTCGGCGACCCGCTCGTCAGGCACCGGCAGGGTCACGGACACGGTGCCGATGGCGCCTGGAGAGAGCATGGTCGTGCCGGTGATCTCCACGGGGTTGCCGCGGATCATCGCTCGGATCATCACCACGTGCTGGCCCGCCAGGAC is part of the Chondromyces crocatus genome and encodes:
- a CDS encoding thioredoxin family protein, giving the protein MLSRALALLPAALLAACAAVPPDPPSSAVTPTAVAAVAVSEPVPVTSPDRPPPIEPIQDDLPLALARAREQGKALFVDAWAPWCHTCLSMRHYVLGDPSLRPLAERLVFTELDTDRPENEAFVERYKMTVWPTFFVLDPADGQVTALWSGAASVSELRTFLEEGSRAVADRTAASLPADHPDRLLVEARRAQAAGDYAAAAAAYARALDRGGPSFSRRSEAIYGRLQSLYRSKDHATCARFGREHLAEIKGAAQPADFTGFLLSCAGALPADAAAEQRLAREAAIARLRALTREPPQGSTPDDRADALGILAGALQDTGDTAGARQAQEARLAILEQAAREAKSPEMAATHDYARALTYLELGRGDEAIAMLTERERQLPTLYEPPARLAQALSKLGRNDEALAAVDRALSRSYGPRRTGYLKLKAQIQGKLGDTRGETATLREEVAAHEALAPALRRDEALADAKRRLAEAEKNAGAKQRPTPKRN
- a CDS encoding endonuclease/exonuclease/phosphatase family protein; translation: MALFLSRRRRAPTSLQCAVGAGAVLASLLVALGCGGDGARTSPPAADAFRASFPAPPRADARAESPLPEAAAPAPARAPGPLRAGTFNAGLAVGVLSHAEARAEPVAHALATEPLDLLCVQEFWLEEHWQRLVESTAARLPNTYRLPPDPGGPMTCAPEDLGRLAACAAPCGGARDAARCALARCQRVLPTVSSGCLSCLGRDPRLSFAELSLGCVGDATSGQRGMQGGFFAYGGSFGTGLLTRARILERDALVFPSALARRGVLYARLDASIGEVHAFCTHLTADVGVVPHPGGGSWSEDHRREIDALLAFVERKAGRGPVILLGDLNTGPAVAPRISPRLPGHFQRLLAWGFQDPSAVSGAPGCTYCFDDPLSGGQGQRGTLIDHVLLRGLVGVTHQDLLRRPLELRVGEHVTTTGFSDHVGVVVEIAPPGG
- a CDS encoding SPW repeat domain-containing protein produces the protein MDQQVQRDVRSAISTAYGLMQHTRTQHAGGMARALGGLEDRLRYIEGRLGGPDSELLGPIDLSEEIAEIKAHMSEPVAPLVDQLNALIRDVHRLERRISRLASREIASRSLLGVLPLARVIPQDVHSVVDYASGLTAAAGIFARTPEARVCSALLGASAIGVAATTDYRLSVEKVIPIEAHEVIDYAWGASAIAAPFVLGYHRKDPIAAALHVFTGALSIVTALFTDYRAAAGVGRPGWR